A region of the Pseudonocardia cypriaca genome:
GCGCCCATGGCCCGGGCCCACGCCCAGGCCTACGAGCGCGGCCGCGAGGACGCCGCGCGGCCGATGATGCCCGCCGAGTCCACGGACCCGGTCGGCACCCGGATGGACCCGGCGACCGACCAGGGCGCCGAGATCCGCAAGTCGTAAGCGCTCCCCCCGGAGCACCCGGCGGGGCCGGAGGCCACAGCGCCGGCCCCGCCGCGGCCCTCTCTCAGTTCAGGAAAGCCACGTTCAAGGCCGTGCAGGCCCTGAACGTGGCTTTCCTGACTTTCGGGGCCGGATCAGAGCAGCAACCGGTCCGGCGTGATCGGAAGGTCCCGCACGCGCACGCCCGTCGCGTGGTGCACGGCATTCGCCACCGCCGCCGCGACGCCGGTGATGCTCACCTCCCCCACCCCGAGCAGGCCGAGCGGGGTGGTCGGGTCCGGCTCGTCGAGGTAGGAGACGTCGATCGCGGGGACGTCCGCCTGCACCGGCACGTGGTAGTCGGCGAGGCTCGCGTTCACGATCCGCCCGCTGGCGGGGTCGACGAGCGTCTCCTCCGACAGCGCGGCCCCGATACCCATGACGATCCCGCCGCGCAGCTGGCTGCTCGCCGTCTTCGGGTTGATCACACGCCCGACGTCGAACACCGCGACCCAGCGCGTCACGCGCACCTCGCCGGTGTCCTCGTCGACCGCCACCTCGCAGAAGTGGGCGCCGGTGGCCGCGCGCACCTGGCGCCGCTGGTCGTTGACCATGCCGGCGAGGAAGCGCACCTGACCGGCGACGCGGCCGACCGAGGTCCGCGCCCCGACCCGGCCCTCCAACGAGGGACGGCCTGCCCTGGCGAGGATCTCCGCGTAGGTCTCGCCCGACCCGTCCGCCGCGAACAGCCCGCCGTCGCGGGCCGCGAGCTCGTCGATCCGGCGCCCCCGCAGGGGCGACCCCGGCGAGCGGCGGGCGAGCGCGAGCGCCGACCGCCTCAGGTCCTCGCAGGCGCGCAGCACGCTCGCCGCGACCGTGGCGGTCTGCCCCGAGCCGCCCGCCATCGGCCCGACCGGGAGCGCCGAGTCGCCGTGCTCGACCGTGACCGCCTCGACCGGCACGCCGAGCGCGTCCGCCGTGATCTGCGACTGCACGGTGGCCGCCCCCACGCCGATCTCGTGGAAGGCGCAGCGCACCAGGACGGTGCCGTCCATCCCCAGCCGCACGGTGACATCGGCGGTGAGCTGGATCGGCATGTGGAACGCGGTGGCGACGCCCCAGCCGAGCAGCCGCCGCCCGTCGCGCATCGAACGCGGGTGCGGCGGCCGGTCGGCCCAGCCGAACCGCTGTGCGCCGCGGGCGTAGGCGGCCCGCAGGTTGCGGTGGGTGAACGGCTTGCCGCCCAGCGGGTCGCGCTCCGGCTCGTTGCGCATGCGCAGCTCGACGGGATCCATGCCGAGCTCGTGCGCGAGCGCGTCCATCCCGGACTCGAGCCCGAAGGTGCCGACGGCCTCGCCAGGCGCCCGCATGGCCGTGTTCGGCAGCACGTCGAGCGTCGCGGTGCTGTGGCGGACGAGGATGGTGCGGGCCGCGTAGAGGTGGCGGGACTGCGAGCCCACCGCCTCCGGCATGCCACCGACGCGCCCGACCTGCGAGATCCCGGTGTGCACGAGCGCGGTCAGCGTGCCGTCGCGTTCCGCGCCGAGCGCGACGCGCTGCACCGTGGGCGAGCGCCCCCCGACGGTGCGGAACACCGCCTCGCGCGTGAGCGCCAGCCGGACCGGCCGTTCGGCCACGCGGGCGGCCAGCGCGCACAGGAGGGTGCCGGCCCAGATGAACCCCTTCCCACCGAACCCGCCGCCCACGTTCGGGGCGATGACGCGGACGCCGTCGACCGGCACCCCGAACCGGAGGGCGAGGTGCCTCCGCACGAAGTCCATCGCCTGGGTGCTCTCGTGGACGGTGAGCCGGTCGCCGTCCCACACGGCGGTCGTGGCGTGCGGCTCGATGGCGTTGTGGTTGTGGGGCGGGGTGGTGAAGCGCAGGTCGACCGCGACCGGAGCAGCGGCCAGCGCCTGCTCGGCGTCACCCTTGCGGCCCGCACCGGACAGCATCGAGGGCCCCCGCGCGGGCTCCGCAGAGCCCTCCGCGCCGTGGAAGTCGGTGACGGCCGGCTCGGCGGCGTAGCTCACCCGCACGAGCCGGGCGGCCTCCACCGATGCCTCCGGGGTCTCCGCGACGACAACCGCGACCGGCTCGCCGTTCCAGTGCACCTCGTCGCCGCCCAGGTAGTTGACCTTGGTCCCGGCCGCGATCGTGCTGAGGTCGAGCGGGTTGATCCGGGCGGCCGGGGGCTTGAGCGGGGGCGCGTTCCGGTGGGTGATCACGGCGAGGACGCCGTCCACGGCCTCGGCCGCAGCGGTGTCGATCGCGGTGATCCGCCCCCGGGCGATGGTGGCGTGCACGAGCGTGGCGTGGGCGAGGTCCGGGTAGGGCCGGTCGGCCGTGTACTCCGAGGCGCCGGTGGTCTTGACCGCGCCGTCGACGCGGTCGATCGGCCGCCCGACGGCGGGCCCGGTGGCCGTCGCGGGGCGGGTCGGCGCCTGGGTCGGTGCCTGGGTCACGCCGCACCTCCGTGGGTGGCCAGCTGCCGCAGCGTCGCGACGACGGTCCGCTGCACCATCTCGATCTTGAACGCGTTCTGCGGTCGCGCGACCGCAGGCGCCAGCTCGGCGGCGGCCGCCCGGCGGAAGGTCTCCTCGGTGGCCGGAGCGCCCAGCAGCAGGCGCTCGGCCTCGCGGGCCCGCCACGGCGTCGTGGCGACCCCGCCGAGCGCCAACCGCACGTCGACGACGTCGCCGTCGCGGACCTCGAGCGCCGCCGCCACCGACACCAGCGCGAACGCGAACGAGGCGCGGTCGCGCACCTTGCGGTACCGCGAGTTGCGAGCGACCGGCGACGCGGGCAGCTCCACCGCGGTGATCAGCTCGTCGGGCGCGAGCACGGTCTCGACGTGCGGGGTGTCGCCGGGCGGGCGGTGCAGCTCCGCGAGCGGGATGCGCCGCGTGCCCCGCACGCTCTGCACCTCGACCACCGCGTCGAGCGCGACCAGCGCGACGGCCATGTCGGACGGGTTCGCCGCGATGCAGTGCTCGCTGGTGCCGAGGACGGCGCTGCCGCGGTGGAGGCCGTCGAGCGCGGCGCACCCGGAGCCGGGCTCGCGCTTGTTGCAGTCCGCCGCGTGGTCGCGGAAGTAGGGGCAGCGGGTGCGCTGCAGGAGGTTGCCGCCGACCGTCGCCATGTTGCGCAGCTGCCCCGAGGCGCCTGCGAGCAGCGCCTGGGCGAGCACCGGGTACCGCGAGCGCACGAGCCGGTCGGCGGCGAGGTGGCTGTTGCGCACCACAGCGCCGATCCGCAGGCCGCCACCCGGCAGCTCGTCCACCCCGGCCAGGGGCAGCGCGGTGACGTCGACGAGCGTCTCGGGCCGCTCGACGTCCTCGCGCATGAGGTCCACGAGGTTGGTGCCGCCGCCCAGCGGGCGCGCCCCGGCCGCGACGGCGTCCAGCGCGGTGATGAGGTCGGGGGCGCCGACGTACCCGAACGGCCTCATCGGGCGACCTCCTGGATGGCCCCGACGATCCCCTCGTACGCCCCGCAGCGGCAGAGGTTGCCGCTCATCCGTTCCTTGATCTCCGCCTCGGTCAGCGGGATCTCGTCGGCGTCCAGGTGCTGGGTGACCGCGCTGGGCATCCCGGCGCGGTGCTCGCCGAGCATCCCCAGGGCCGAGCAGATCTGGCCCGAGGTGCAGAAGCCGCACTGGAATCCGTCCTCCCGCACGAACGCCCGCTGCAGTGGGTGCAGGTCATCGGGCCGCCCGACCCCCTCGATGGTGGTGACGTCGCGCCCGGCGTACTGCACGGCCAGCGCCAGGCAGGCGGCGATCCGCTCGCCGTCGACGAGCACCGTGCAGGCACCACAGGCGCCCTGGTTGCAGCCCTTCTTGGTGCCGGTCAGCCCCAGGTGCTCGCGCAGGGCGTCGAGCAGGCTGACCCGGGGATCGAGCTCCAGGAGCTCGGTGGTTCCGTTGACGCGCAGCTTCACGGGGGTCACGCGGCCACCATAAGGCAACACCGTTGCCCTAACAAGACAACGGTGTTGCCCTATCCGCGGGTTAGGGTCCTCCCGATGAGTACGAAGGCCGGCTTCCTACGCGCCAGGCGTCCCGAGCAGAAGCAGCAGCGCTACGCCGCGATCCTCGACGCCGCGCGCGAGCTCGCCCTGCGCGACGGGGTGGGCGCGGTGAGCCTCGCCGACATCGCGGGCGAGGTCGGCATGCACAAGTCGGCGCTGCTCAAGTACTTCGAGACGCGCGAGGAGATCTTCCTGCGGCTCGCCGAGACGGAGTTCGGGGAGTGGGCCGCCGGAGCGCTCGCCGCGCTGTCGACGGCGGGGCCGGAGCCGCGGCAAGTGGCCGAGGTGCTGGCGAACTCGGTGGCCGCCCGGCCGCTGCTCTGCCAGCTCCTGCTGTACACGCCGCTCACGCTGGAGCGGAACGTCTCCCTGGACGTCGTCCGCGGGTTCAAGCTGGCGATTAAGGCGTCGACGCAGGGGGTGCTCCCCGCGCTGCAGCGGGCGCTCCCGGCTCTCGACACCGAAGCGTGCTTCGACCTGTTGATGATGACCGCGCTCGTGGCGGCCGGGCTGTGGCAGGCGGCGCACCCGTCGCCGCACGTTATGGCCGTGCACGCCGAGGACCCAGACGCGGCGCCCTACCCCGACTTCAGGGCCTCGTTGATCCGGTTCGTGCGGACCTACCTCGCCGGGCTGATGGCGAGGTGATCCGACCCGCGCGCCCCTCGCAGTGGAAGTGGCTTCCTCGCGGCAGAGCCGCTATGCCTCGAACAGCGGGGCCGGGGTGCGGTGCCAGCGGTCGTCGCGGCTCAGGGCGCAGACGGCGAGCACGCGGAGTGTGAGCCAGTCCGCGCGGTGCCAGCCGTCCCCCACCGCGGCGCGCAGCCGGGCGGGGTCGGTGCCTGCCTGGTCGAGCAGGCCCTTCGCGTAGCCGGCGAGGAGCACGGCACCCGCGGCGACGGCGGCGCCCTCCACGCCGAGCAGGAGGATGTCGCGCACACCCGCGGCGTGCTGGTCCACCGCGGCCAGCAGCGCGGGCACGGCGGCCGCAGCAGCGAGCCCCGCATCACCCAACTGGTCCATGACGCCGGACAGCCAGCGCTGTGCGTGGTGATCGGCGACGTGGTCGAAGAAGCCTGCCAC
Encoded here:
- a CDS encoding DUF6401 family natural product biosynthesis protein, which produces MAGFFDHVADHHAQRWLSGVMDQLGDAGLAAAAAVPALLAAVDQHAAGVRDILLLGVEGAAVAAGAVLLAGYAKGLLDQAGTDPARLRAAVGDGWHRADWLTLRVLAVCALSRDDRWHRTPAPLFEA
- a CDS encoding 2Fe-2S iron-sulfur cluster-binding protein; this encodes MTPVKLRVNGTTELLELDPRVSLLDALREHLGLTGTKKGCNQGACGACTVLVDGERIAACLALAVQYAGRDVTTIEGVGRPDDLHPLQRAFVREDGFQCGFCTSGQICSALGMLGEHRAGMPSAVTQHLDADEIPLTEAEIKERMSGNLCRCGAYEGIVGAIQEVAR
- a CDS encoding xanthine dehydrogenase family protein molybdopterin-binding subunit, whose product is MTQAPTQAPTRPATATGPAVGRPIDRVDGAVKTTGASEYTADRPYPDLAHATLVHATIARGRITAIDTAAAEAVDGVLAVITHRNAPPLKPPAARINPLDLSTIAAGTKVNYLGGDEVHWNGEPVAVVVAETPEASVEAARLVRVSYAAEPAVTDFHGAEGSAEPARGPSMLSGAGRKGDAEQALAAAPVAVDLRFTTPPHNHNAIEPHATTAVWDGDRLTVHESTQAMDFVRRHLALRFGVPVDGVRVIAPNVGGGFGGKGFIWAGTLLCALAARVAERPVRLALTREAVFRTVGGRSPTVQRVALGAERDGTLTALVHTGISQVGRVGGMPEAVGSQSRHLYAARTILVRHSTATLDVLPNTAMRAPGEAVGTFGLESGMDALAHELGMDPVELRMRNEPERDPLGGKPFTHRNLRAAYARGAQRFGWADRPPHPRSMRDGRRLLGWGVATAFHMPIQLTADVTVRLGMDGTVLVRCAFHEIGVGAATVQSQITADALGVPVEAVTVEHGDSALPVGPMAGGSGQTATVAASVLRACEDLRRSALALARRSPGSPLRGRRIDELAARDGGLFAADGSGETYAEILARAGRPSLEGRVGARTSVGRVAGQVRFLAGMVNDQRRQVRAATGAHFCEVAVDEDTGEVRVTRWVAVFDVGRVINPKTASSQLRGGIVMGIGAALSEETLVDPASGRIVNASLADYHVPVQADVPAIDVSYLDEPDPTTPLGLLGVGEVSITGVAAAVANAVHHATGVRVRDLPITPDRLLL
- a CDS encoding TetR/AcrR family transcriptional regulator → MSTKAGFLRARRPEQKQQRYAAILDAARELALRDGVGAVSLADIAGEVGMHKSALLKYFETREEIFLRLAETEFGEWAAGALAALSTAGPEPRQVAEVLANSVAARPLLCQLLLYTPLTLERNVSLDVVRGFKLAIKASTQGVLPALQRALPALDTEACFDLLMMTALVAAGLWQAAHPSPHVMAVHAEDPDAAPYPDFRASLIRFVRTYLAGLMAR
- a CDS encoding FAD binding domain-containing protein produces the protein MRPFGYVGAPDLITALDAVAAGARPLGGGTNLVDLMREDVERPETLVDVTALPLAGVDELPGGGLRIGAVVRNSHLAADRLVRSRYPVLAQALLAGASGQLRNMATVGGNLLQRTRCPYFRDHAADCNKREPGSGCAALDGLHRGSAVLGTSEHCIAANPSDMAVALVALDAVVEVQSVRGTRRIPLAELHRPPGDTPHVETVLAPDELITAVELPASPVARNSRYRKVRDRASFAFALVSVAAALEVRDGDVVDVRLALGGVATTPWRAREAERLLLGAPATEETFRRAAAAELAPAVARPQNAFKIEMVQRTVVATLRQLATHGGAA